The following proteins are co-located in the Delphinus delphis chromosome 5, mDelDel1.2, whole genome shotgun sequence genome:
- the BOD1L1 gene encoding biorientation of chromosomes in cell division protein 1-like 1 isoform X2, whose product MATNPQPQPPPPAPPPPPPQPQPPPPPPGPGAGPGTGGAGGAGAGVGDPQLVAMIVNHLKSQGLFDQFRRDCLADVDTKPAYQNLRQRVDNFVANHLATHTWSPHLNKNQLRNNIRQQVLKSGMLESGIDRIISQVVDPKINHTFRPQVEKAVHEFLATLNHKEETGGSTAPDDEKPDSSIVTQGVPAPGASANVASDAMSILETITSLNQEASAARASTEMSNAKTSERISKKLPSQPSTETTVEKERTSEDTADKEKSTPDSAGEGQETVPKSEEFSDLPCPVEEIKNHIKESNSSVLLNKDVQQESSDQKNKSTDKGEKKPDSNEKGERKKEKKEKTEKKFDHSKRSEDVQKVKDEKQAKDKEVECSKLPSEKNNNKAKTSEGTKEDFSLIDSDVDGLTDITVSSVHTSDLSSFEEDTEEEVVMSDSMEEGEITSDDEEKNKQNKTKTQTNDPSDGKAKSIRHAYVHKPYLYSKYYSDSDDELTVEQRRQSIAKEKEERLLRRQINREKLEEKRKQKAEKTKSSKAKNQGKSSVDLEESSTKSLEPKAPRSKEVLKERKVLEKKVALSKKRKKDSRNVDENSKKKQQSEEDSKETLKTSEHCEKEKVSSSKDLKHIHAKSEPSKPARRLSESLHSADENKNESKIEREHKRRTSTPVVVEGVQEETDMRDGKRPVERSESGTEEPQKQKCTLKNEKHLKRDESETPYLRSLPKKETKSSKDKPEKEKTLSEDKLSTKHKYKGDSTHKTGDETELHSSEKGLKVDENIQKPSQQTRLSSDDKAERKSKHRNERKLSILGKDGKPVSEYIIKTDENVRKENNRKERHGSADKTKAEHKSRRSSDSKIQKDSLSSKQHGSTLQRRSESYSEDKCDTDSTNVDSNSKAEDVVHKEKRRTKSLLEEKLVLKSKSKSQGKQLKAVETESQENVTKQVTTSKPDKEKNTEESDPDRLRKSRVEDRPSEESGMEPASESTASSTHGAQRESSHRAKLPLAKEKHKGDKESSSARLERKLSDGHKSRSLKHSSKDVKKKEENKSEDKDGKEVDSSHEKPRGNSSVVEKKLSRRLCENRRGSLSQEMTKGEEKPAANPLGTPSSSSLQRPKKSSDPALMPEQEPMEIDLEPAMENALEVPKTQNIRSSSSQQDIDSENITKQKTTTVLKDELRTSIVDSKTAAPACKSGRGTGTVGNSEKHADHKSTLTKKVHLQGAVSKPNPGEKEPTQQGTHEMNVDSETSHRLLPRALSESDRAQKNLKNTTRPTEERVAQGDTALEHSTNVDSSLSLSSVTAVPQKQSHDSGVTPSVDKRTVSEGGTASTLLVDHSEIPNQSLTVRESEVPRTSDSKEGDAVSTVDKPAKASMDNKRHIPEGSQATVLHSKQGKVNMPLGSELTDMTMENENVIKEGGSMDVAGKGSNLSSKQTIKASVENGQKDGIAVNQVVGVSTEKDAETVGLKHSRGPGEIENLPTDADRRNENSEVDTSAESNTASSVLYQRSRKAETATARSGRAEKTSIATSTEGKDRGVPLNPVKAGDATTTSAETAEGRVALPCTSIEADEGLTMGVHSRKHCLHVGLEAREGTIFAAAEEGGGIVTEGFAESETFLTSTKEGESGECAVAEPEERVADPVTAPMGTTKGDINSAAPEEKDDAVTSAGSEGKCDGSSSGDSGLVEGAVTFISEVESDGAVTSAGTEIREGSLSSEEVDGFQRNMMRMGPKKETEGTVTCTGAEQRSDSFVMCSVAGAGPQEERRVTGAPEVPVDNDTPAGTSPTQEGGGSVNDGPEGESAVTSTGITEEDGEGPASCTGSEESSEGFALSSESEENGESAMDSTVAKDVTNIPLVAAGPCDDEDIVTSTGAKEEDDEGEGVVTSTGRGNEIGHASTCTGIEEEGEGVSICESAEEGDGRIGTAVGHVEAEAGAAIPNANESNVDSMSGAEKDIKDAEICSSAKGIVESSVTSAAAGKGEAAPVREGCEGPMTNAASDHSDSQLTRKENVNDTTISTGLVGGSYEALVSGAVPEYKAHHTSPDEKADEGIITSVENEDCDGLVAAKASVSIMNPACLASGKSQGKGLMISTSTTNDFTLQLNTMVGMEEGRSSALRTEESVEGPRVNVEEFEVPMPSAVSSDESQLPAARNEEKDECAMISTSIGEEFEVPISSATTIQGAESQQPVVAVEERAKGPVLVSADDFDVPMPSAPAEVESPLASTSKEEKDECALISTSIAEECEASICGVAVGREHERSILGMEEKDGSAIISTSSVEDCEGPVSSAAPQEDVHPLVTPAEETSDTAMISTSTSEGREAVMVGAVPQDEDQLAIVGTEDLSDAAIISTSTAECVLAATGLDRHEENQLTAGNPEGKDDLSASKMSKAEAPLPSLIAEDNCQYPGPSTGEKEEGPMVAVGTREGHNRVSVSVLSAGAGCAPETLKSGKDCAGKDQREDESPEAGTSGDSTPGRCPAGVSVDLPLDPRGAEQAANDSSIRVLCLTAVNTGAKKSDDQQGPEGNLKTTTECINGQESEVAPSHMTVLPAAYAVALSAPKCKQDLAIRSDRSGKWSAPVPAEKTGDGSSMTVSFQEEGGLEVTVSSEENLRNIGTEESPLNDLGGLGLKANLKTEVFVPSEEEKNHEIPAPPESPSGRKLSGVAELQREPLLVIESLNVENSGSKTNEIHSKSQSKEETSNSGKDNTEAIRSHSVETNPKEVEEEERHMPKRKNDNPDVLDSIIETGQRQCSETEPQDTKEENSGDLEELPKTSSKTNNTASRAMEEKDEYSSSEAAGEKTEQNDDDNIKSQEEDQPVIIKRKRGRPRKHPVETSLKTKDDCKTDAGIVTVEQSPPGSKQKVMETDESNKETPNLQERSGSNDDSEEKSVANVRRRGRKPKRSLTLSDDAESSEPERKRQKSASEATEDKKDQESDEEEEEEEEDEPTGATTRSSTRSEAQRSKAQLSPPTKRKREASPPGARTRGQQRVEETPVKKAKR is encoded by the exons ATGGCCACCAACCCGCAGCCTCAGCCGCCTCCTCCCGCGCCGCCGCCTCCCccgccgcagccgcagccgccgccgccgccgcccggcccCGGGGCTGGCCCGGGCAcgggcggggcgggcggcgcgGGGGCCGGCGTCGGGGACCCGCAGCTCGTTGCCATGATCGTGAACCACCTCAAAAGTCAAGGGCTCTTCGATCAGTTCCGCAGGGACTGCCTGGCCGACGTGGACACCAAG ccTGCCTATCAGAATCTGAGACAACGTGTTGACAACTTTGTTGCAAACCACTTAGCAACTCATACGTGGAGTCCGCACCTCAATAAGAACCAGCTAAGAAACAATATTCGACAGCAAGTGCTCAA ATCAGGAATGTTGGAGTCTGGTATTGACAGAATTATTTCTCAGGTTGTGGATCCAAAGATTAACCACACATTCAGACCTCAAGTGGAGAAAGCTGTGCATGAGTTTTTGGCCACGCTAAATCACAAAGAGGAAACAGGTGGCAGCACAGCCCCCGATGATGAGAAACCAGACTCTTCCATCGTTACACAAG GTGTCCCTGCCCCTGGCGCCAGTGCGAATGTGGCCAGTGATGCCATGTCAATCTTGGAAACCATCACTTCTCTTAACCAAGAAGCTAGTGCTGCCAGGGCTTCGACAGAAATGTCAAATGCAAAGACCAGTGAGAGAATATCCAAAAAACTCCCATCTCAGCCAAGCACTGAGACTACTGTTGAGAAAGAGAGAACTTCAGAGGACACGGCTGATAAAGAAAAATCTACACCTGACTCtgcaggggaaggacaggaaacaGTCCCTAAGTCTGAAGAATTTAGTGATCTCCCTTGTCCagttgaagaaattaaaaatcacataaaagaAAGTAATAGTTCAGTTCTGCTAAATAAGGATGTTCAACAAGAAAGcagtgaccaaaaaaataaatcaacagacaaaggtgaaaagaagccagatagcaatgaaaagggagaaagaaagaaagaaaagaaggaaaagactgaaaagaaatttgATCACTCAAAGAGGAGTGAAGATGTCCAAAaagtaaaagatgaaaaacaagcaAAGGATAAAGAAGTAGAGTGTTCAAAACTTCcctcagaaaaaaacaataataaagctAAAACCAGCGAAGGGACCAAAGAag ATTTCTCTTTGATAGATTCTGATGTGGATGGACTTACAGACATCACAGTTAGCTCTGTCCACACCAGTGACCTTTCATCTTTTGAAGAAGACACTGAGGAGGAAGTTGTAATGTCTGATAGCATGGAAGAAGGAGAGATTACATCAGATG ACGAAGAAAAGAAcaagcagaacaaaacaaaaactcaaaccAATGATCCCAGTGACGGAAAAGCAAAAAGTATACGGCATGCTTATGTTCACAAACCATATCTTTATTCAAAGTATTATAGTGATTCTGATGACGAGCTTACTGTAGAACAACGGCGGCAATCTATA gctaaagaaaaagaagagaggctTTTAAGAAGGCAAATTAATAGAGAGAAACTTGAGGAAAAAcgaaaacagaaagcagaaaagacaAAGTCTTCAAAAGCTAAGAATCAAG GCAAAAGTAGTGTGGACTTAGAAGAATCATCAACAAAGAGTTTGGAACCCAAAGCCCCCCGAAGTAAAGAAGTCCTTAAAGAACGGAAAGTTTTAGAGAAAAAGGTAGccttaagcaaaaagagaaaaaaggattcCAG GAATGTTGACGAGAATTCTAAAAAGAAACAGCAATCTGAAGAAGATTCCAAAGAAACCCTCAAAACAAGTGAG cattgtgaaaaggaaaaagtatcTTCTTCAAAGGATTTGAAGCACATTCATGCAAAGAGTGAACCAAGTAAACCTGCTCGGAGACTTTCAGAGTCTTTGCATTCAgctgatgaaaacaaaaatgaatccaAAATAGAAAGGGAACATAAAAGACGGACCTCAACCCCTGTTGTGGTGGAAGGAGTGCAGGAAGAGACTGACATGAGAGATGGGAAGAGGCCAGTGGAACGGTCAGAAAGTGGCACAGAAGAACCCCAGAAACAGaaatgcacacttaaaaatgaaaagcatcTAAAGAGGGATGAGTCTGAAACACCATACTTGAGAAGCCTGCCTAAGAAAGAGACAAAATCCTCCAAGGACAAgcctgaaaaagagaaaactttgtCAGAAGACAAACTGTCTACAAAACACAAGTATAAAGGTGACAGTACACATAAAACAGGTGATGAGACTGAGCTTCACTCTTCTGAGAAAGGCTTGAAAGTTGATGAAAATATTCAGAAGCCAAGTCAACAAACAAGGCTTTCTTCAGATGATAAAGCTGAACGAAAAAGTAAACATAGGAATGAAAGGAAATTATCAATTTTGGGCAAAGATGGTAAACCAGTTTCtgaatatattataaaaactGATGAGAATGTTcgtaaagaaaacaacagaaaagagagGCACGGTTCAGCCGACAAAACTAAGGCAGAGCACAAATCAAGAAGATCAAgtgattctaaaattcagaaaGATTCTCTGAGTTCCAAGCAACATGGAAGCACATTACAGAGAAGAAGTGAAAGTTACTCAGAGGATAAATGTGATACGGACTCGACTAATGTAGATAGTAATTCAAAAGCAGAAGACGTTGTTCACAAGGAGAAGCGAAGAACCAAGAGCTTGTTAGAAGAGAAACTTGTGTTAAAGTCTAAATCCAAAAGCCAAGGCAAACAGTTAAAAGCAGTTGAAACAGAATCACAAGAAAATGTCACGAAACAGGTGACCACTTCAAAACCAGATAAGGAGAAGAACACAGAAGAAAGTGACCCAGATAGGCTGCGGAAGTCTAGAGTTGAAGACAGACCTTCTGAGGAAAGTGGTATGGAACCTGCATCAGAGAGCACTGCCTCTTCAACACACGGTGCACAGAGAGAGTCCAGTCACAGAGCGAAGTTACCACTAGCAAAGGAGAAGCACAAGGGTGATAAAGAGTCAAGCTCTGCCAGACTTGAGAGAAAGTTATCAGATGGGCACAAAAGCAGGAGCTTAAAGCATAGTAGTAAGGAcgtgaaaaagaaggaagaaaataagtcaGAGGATAAGGATGGTAAGGAAGTTGACAGCAGTCATGAAAAGCCCAGAGGAAACAGTTCAGTCGtggaaaagaaattaagcagACGGTTGTGTGAAAATCGAAGAGGAAGCTTATCCCAAGAAATgaccaaaggagaagaaaagccaGCAGCAAACCCTTTGGGCACTCCCAGTAGTTCCTCCCTTCAGAGACCCAAAAAAAGCAGTGATCCTGCCTTGATGCCTGAACAAGAGCCAATGGAAATTGATCTGGAGCCAGCCATGGAAAATGCATTGGAAGtaccaaaaacccaaaacatcagAAGCAGTAGTTCTCAGCAAGACATTGACtcagaaaatattacaaaacaaaaaaccactacAGTTCTAAAGGATGAGTTACGAACTTCCATAGTAGATTCAAAAACAGCAGCTCCAGCCTGTAAATCAGGACGTGGAACAGGAACTGTTGGTAATTCTGAAAAGCACGCTGACCATAAAAGCACCCTGACCAAGAAAGTGCATCTCCAAGGTGCTGTGTCCAAACCGAATCCTGGGGAGAAAGAGCCTACTCAACAAGGAACTCATGAAATGAATGTAGACTCTGAAACAAGTCATCGATTGTTACCTCGTGCTCTGTCAGAAAGCGACAGGGcgcaaaagaatttgaaaaacaccACCAGGCCCACTGAGGAACGTGTTGCTCAAGGAGATACTGCTCTTGAACATTCCACAAATGTAGACTCCTCCCTGTCATTAAGTTCTGTGACTGCTGTGCCTCAGAAACAATCTCATGATTCAGGTGTAACTCCTTCAGTTGACAAAAGAACTGTTTCAGAAGGTGGCACAGCCAGCACCTTGCTTGTGGACCACTCTGAAATCCCTAACCAAAGCTTGACCGTTAGGGAATCAGAAGTCCCTAGGACAAGTGACAGCAAAGAAGGTGATGCAGTTTCCACAGTAGATAAACCAGCAAAAGCAAGCATGGATAACAAAAGACACATTCCAGAAGGTTCCCAGGCCACTGTACTCCACAGCAAGCAAGGAAAAGTAAACATGCCTCTTGGTAGTGAGTTAACAGACATGACTATGGAAAATGAGAATGTTATCAAAGAAGGTGGTTCAATGGACGTGGCTGGGAAAGGAAGTAACTTGAGTTCAAAGCAGACAATTAAGGCTTCTGTAGAAAATGGCCAAAAGGATGGCATTGCTGTTAATCAGGTGGTAGGTGTGAGTACAGAAAAAGATGCTGAAACTGTTGGACTTAAGCATAGTAGAGGCCCAGGTGAAATAGAAAACTTGCCAACTGATGCTGACAGAAGGAATGAAAACAGTGAGGTGGACACCAGTGCTGAAAGCAACACTGCATCCTCTGTTTTATACCAGAGGAGCCGGAAAGCTGAGACTGCAACAGCCAGGTCTGGTAGAGCAGAAAAGACTTCCATTGCCACCAGTACTGAAGGGAAGGACAGAGGTGTTCCCCTAAACCCAGTGAAGGCGGGGGATGCCACAACCACGTCTGCAGAGACAGCAGAGGGCAGGGTGGCCCTGCCTTGCACAAGCATCGAGGCAGATGAAGGCCTCACAATGGGTGTGCACTCCAGAAAGCACTGTCTTCACGTTGGGCTGGAAGCCAGGGAAGGCACCATCTTTGCTGCAGCAGAGGAGGGTGGGGGCATTGTCACAGAAGGATTTGCTGAAAGTGAAACTTTCCTCACAAGCACCAAGGAAGGAGAAAGTGGGGAGTGCGCTGTGGCCGAGCCAGAAGAAAGAGTGGCTGACCCAGTGACGGCTCCCATGGGGACCACCAAAGGCGACATCAATAGCGCAGCACCCGAAGAGAAGGATGACGCTGTGACCAGTGCAGGCTCCGAGGGGAAGTGTGATGGTTCTTCAAGTGGGGACTCAGGACTCGTGGAGGGAGCTGTTACTTTTATTAGCGAGGTTGAAAGTGATGGAGCGGTAACAAGTGCTGGCACAGAAATCAGAGAGGGGTCCCTAAGCAGTGAAGAGGTGGATGGATTCCAGAGAAATATGATGAGAATGGGCcccaagaaggaaactgaggggACTGTGACGTGTACAGGAGCAGAACAGAGAAGTGATAGCTTCGTCATGTGCTCAGTAGCTGGTGCAGGGCCACAGGAGGAGCGGAGGGTTACGGGGGCCCCTGAGGTCCCAGTAGATAATGACACGCCAGCGGGAACCAGTCCCACCCAGGAGGGAGGCGGGTCTGTGAATGACGGCCCAGAAGGTGAAAGCGCGGTCACCAGCACGGGGATAACAGAGGAAGATGGGGAGGGGCCAGCAAGTTGCACAGGTTCAGAAGAGAGCAGCGAAGGCTTTGCTCTAAGTTCCgaatcagaagaaaatggagagagtGCAATGGACAGCACAGTTGCCAAAGACGTCACCAACATACCATTAGTCGCTGCTGGTCCATGCGATGACGAAGACATCGTGACCAGCACAGGCGCGAAGGAGGAAGATGACGAAGGGGAGGGTGTCGTGACCAGTACTGGAAGAGGAAATGAGATCGGGCACGCATCAACATGCACAGGGATTGAAGAAGAAGGTGAAGGggtgtccatttgtgaaagtgcaGAAGAAGGGGATGGTCGGATTGGCACTGCAGTGGGGCATGTGGAAGCCGAGGCCGGGGCTGCCATCCCAAATGCAAATGAGAGTAATGTTGATAGCATGAGTGGTGCCGAGAAGGACATTAAAGATGCAGAGATCTGCTCCAGTGCCAAAGGGATTGTGGAAAGCAGCGTGACCAGCGCAGCTGCAGGAAAGGGCGAAGCGGCTCCGGTTCGTGAAGGTTGCGAGGGTCCCATGACTAATGCAGCTTCAGATCACAGTGACAGTCAGCTCACCAGAAAAGAAAACGTCAACGATACCACTATTTCCACTGGCCTGGTGGGGGGCAGTTATGAGGCTCTTGTATCCGGTGCAGTCCCAGAATACAAGGCTCATCACACGTCACCAGATGAAAAAGCAGATGAAGGTATCATCACTTCTGTGGAAAATGAAGACTGTGATGGCCTTGTGGCTGCTAAAGCCAGTGTCAGTATTATGAACCCAGCTTGTTTAGCCAGCGGTAAAAGTCAAGGCAAAGGCTTGATGATTTCTACCAGTACAACAAATGATTTCACCCTGCAGCTAAACACGATGGTAGGTATGGAAGAAGGTCGTTCAAGTGCCCTGAGAACTGAAGAAAGTGTGGAGGGCCCCAGAGTGAACGTGGAAGAATTTGAGGTCCCCATGCCCAGCGCGGTGTCAAGCGATGAGAGCCAACTCCCGGCTGCTAGAAACGAGGAGAAAGACGAGTGTGCCATGATTTCCACAAGCATAGGGGAGGAGTTTGAAGTGCCCATTTCCAGTGCAACAACCATCCAAGGTGCCGAGAGTCAGCAGCCAGTTGTAGCAGTTGAAGAACGAGCTAAAGGGCCAGTCTTGGTGAGCGCTGATGACTTCGATGTGCCCATGCCCAGCGCACCTGCGGAAGTCGAGAGCCCCCTCGCTTCAACCAGCAAGGAGGAGAAAGATGAGTGTGCCCTCATTTCCACCAGCATCGCAGAAGAGTGCGAGGCCTCCATTTGTGGTGTGGCTGTGGGAAGGGAACATGAGCGATCCATCCTGGGCATGGAGGAGAAAGATGGGAGTGCCATCATATCAACAAGCTCGGTAGAAGACTGCGAGGGCCCAGTGTCCAGTGCTGCCCCTCAGGAGGACGTCCATCCCTTGGTCACACCAGCGGAGGAGACGAGTGACACCGCCATGATTTCCACCAGCACCTCAGAAGGACGTGAAGCAGTCATGGTGGGTGCCGTCCCACAGGATGAAGATCAGCTCGCCATTGTGGGAACAGAGGACTTGAGCGATGCTGCCATCATCTCCACCAGCACAGCCGAATGTGTGCTGGCCGCCACTGGCCTAGACAGGCACGAAGAGAATCAGCTGACTGCAGGCAACCCTGAAGGAAAAGATGACCTGTCAGCCTCGAAGATGAGCAAGGCTGAGGCCCCTCTGCCCAGCCTAATTGCTGAGGACAACTGTCAGTATCCTGGGCCATccacaggagaaaaagaagagggcCCCATGGTGGCAGTGGGCACCAGGGAAGGGCACAACAGAGTGTCGGTCAGCGTGCTCTCTGCAGGTGCTGGGTGTGCACCAGAGACACTGAAGTCTGGCAAGGACTGTGCGGGCAAAGATCAGAGAGAAGATGAAAGCCCTGAGGCAGGGACGTCGGGGGACAGCACTCCAGGCAGGTGTCCGGCAGGGGTTAGTGTGGACTTGCCTCTCGACCCTCGAGGAGCAGAGCAGGCAGCCAACGACTCCTCCATCAGGGTGCTCTGTTTGACAGCTGTAAATACTGGTGCTAAAAAATCTGATGATCAGCAGGGGCCTGAGGGCAACTTGAAAACCACCACTGAGTGTATTAATGGCCAAGAATCAGAAGTTGCTCCTTCTCACATGACAGTTCTTCCTGCTGCCTATGCTGTAGCTCTCTCGGCTCCTAAGTGCAAGCAGGACTTGGCTATCAGGAGTGATCGCAGTGGCAAGTGGAGCGCTCCAGTGCCTGCTGAGAAAACAGGAGATGGTAGCAGCATGACCGTGTCCTTCCAGGAAGAAGGAGGCCTTGAAGTCACTGTTTCTTCTGAAGAGAATTTGCGTAACATAG GCACTGAAGAGTCTCCATTGAATGATTTGGGAGGATTGGGACTGAAAGCCAACTTGAAAACTGAG GTATTTGTGCcatcagaggaagagaaaaatcatgaaaTTCCAGCACCACCAGAAAGTCCAAGTGGAAGAAAGCTGAGTGGAGTCG CTGAACTACAGAGGGAGCCTTTGTTGGTGATTGAATCACTAAAT GTCGAAAATTCAGgctcaaaaacaaatgaaattcatAGCAAATCTCAAAGCAAAGAAG AGACATCCAATAGTGGAAAAGACAACACAGAAGCCATAAGAAGCCATAGTGTTGAAACAAATCCTAAAGAG